In Bacillus sp. Cs-700, one genomic interval encodes:
- a CDS encoding glycosyltransferase family A protein, whose amino-acid sequence MITVILTSYNKPDFVEKSIQSVLNQTISNWELWLMDDNSNKETQNIFKAYFNDKRINFFNSHIKNEDRYKKTRYATLINQAISLSKGKYITYLTDDTTYRSNRLQVMTEYLNQNPSHHIVYGGQLLQYVDGNCNVFYESESQAKETLLNASNKVDHCSVMHTREIAEKVYLTYGSYWNDDPIFWHNADAEFWNRLSEIGPFYPVDGIFEVALKTPSSFQVLNKDVPDPLPNGVLVRGLSQDIYLIDNQKKRLITAKWFNYFKYQASKIVQIPDPLLYKYETGKSVNMSNLPYQFLMKENGVENYFLYQNNQKRKIPNKEVLQFFSLNQMLAVELSPTFISSISSGSPLSSKINQLQFLPDGRLFSYKDDLYLSQNNHLHNIDVNVALKLKFNMREAIKLNAEEFGSYQLGSSFIWTFKTY is encoded by the coding sequence GTGATTACAGTCATTCTTACAAGCTATAACAAACCAGATTTTGTAGAAAAAAGCATTCAAAGTGTACTTAATCAAACCATATCAAATTGGGAATTATGGCTAATGGATGATAATTCCAATAAAGAAACTCAAAACATTTTCAAAGCATATTTCAACGATAAGCGAATCAATTTTTTTAACAGTCACATTAAGAATGAAGATCGTTACAAGAAAACAAGATACGCGACCTTAATTAATCAAGCCATTTCTCTTTCTAAAGGGAAGTACATTACGTATCTGACTGATGATACTACTTATCGATCGAATCGCTTACAGGTTATGACAGAGTACCTTAATCAAAACCCTTCTCATCATATTGTTTATGGTGGTCAATTACTCCAATATGTGGACGGAAATTGTAATGTCTTTTATGAAAGTGAGAGCCAGGCAAAAGAAACTTTGTTAAATGCAAGTAATAAGGTCGATCATTGTTCTGTGATGCACACTCGCGAAATTGCTGAAAAAGTGTATTTAACGTACGGGAGTTATTGGAATGATGATCCCATATTTTGGCATAATGCCGATGCTGAGTTCTGGAATCGTTTAAGTGAAATCGGACCCTTTTATCCAGTTGACGGCATTTTTGAAGTGGCCTTAAAGACCCCGTCTTCTTTTCAGGTACTAAACAAAGATGTCCCAGACCCTTTACCTAATGGTGTTCTTGTTAGAGGCTTATCCCAGGATATTTATTTAATAGATAACCAGAAAAAAAGGTTAATAACTGCGAAATGGTTTAACTACTTTAAATACCAGGCATCTAAAATTGTTCAAATACCCGATCCGCTTTTATATAAATATGAAACTGGCAAATCCGTCAATATGAGTAACTTACCATACCAATTTCTAATGAAGGAGAACGGGGTTGAAAACTACTTTTTGTATCAAAACAATCAAAAGAGAAAGATTCCAAATAAAGAAGTTCTTCAATTTTTTTCGCTTAATCAAATGTTAGCAGTAGAACTTTCCCCTACTTTTATTTCATCCATATCTTCAGGCAGTCCTCTTTCTTCAAAGATCAATCAACTTCAATTCCTACCGGATGGAAGGTTGTTCTCTTATAAAGATGATTTGTACTTGAGTCAAAATAACCATTTGCATAATATTGATGTTAACGTGGCTTTAAAATTAAAGTTTAATATGAGAGAAGCAATTAAGTTAAATGCTGAAGAATTCGGAAGTTATCAATTAGGGAGTTCATTCATTTGGACGTTTAAAACATATTAA
- a CDS encoding methyltransferase domain-containing protein — MADKYNKLAFDENYYRTGLGNIPYDRDIQRGRWLNFFSTIADHVLLSNDINRVLEVGCAKGFLVECLRDRGADAYGFDISDYAISTVRKDIKPFCLIGSADDPNQYVGMYDVIICIEILEHLTEEMGMKAIDLMCQHTKKILFSSSPDDFEEKTHINVQPPEYWDLQFAKNGFVRSLELWPEQVVATHTVLYVKEEVLKIPVEIQTMENELIRIERLYPINGQEEEFDIVKVQLTNELIGVIQKKSVINTKLKYVETEIYTVKNLDKKTLRNDVNVDQMKSFIFEKELVLKKTNEFLKSLLQTINKKLVYCRQSFDEKATLWEKGRNNWLITTCVNDPLEKLQQENEMKRFTRNPLISILLPVYIIDHRILRETISSVRNQTYQNWQLCIVYADKKNKENLRYLETIEREDHRINLMCLEKNEGISQNTNHCLKMAQGEFIGFLDHDDLITEDALYEVAKAINENEKADIFFSDRDMINQKSDVRSSPLFKHAWSWVTMLSANYVIHFTVMNKNLFEKIGEIDSACDGAQDLDLLLKASKFAREIVHIPKILYHWRVIPSSASSGIQAKPYVLEAQMKALNRYATKNDLSASIQRNDNGYIQLKWHLKHRKAFEVLIYFDEKYHEDLLKETLHSLDNQYCKPNKVIIILPYGCNKLKLKLDERFTLLKEESFKNLGELETFKQQSNEYVMILCAGVTFMSKNTTSQLISWLDEGGYEGAAGKVINQSQFIENAGYVMAPDNQLIEPYKGFDKNANTTYGSVNWYREYLAVSEVCIMMKTKRFSKKIAKKQRLDRKNILEAQLAICTEDDVRMVYDPFIKIETLTSLSTPSLNAKLSQQDSYFNSAVWDWNRSFLKRNLSDRKTKLLSKVDVKTSVGIEIGPLTNPIVTKREGVVYYIDHTSKDELIKKYLHDPNIDITQINDVDFIWGEKTLREAISGDLKVDYVVASHVIEHVPDLIGWLGEINEILNVGGHICLAIPDKRYTFDYQRQLTTVAELIDSYLNKLRRPSPRQIIDFYANAIKIDTYDAWNRNVVPEKCERFGSEETGLKLAQTSINEGVYVDVHCSVFTFDSFFNVLENLFLLDLLNFRVSIAYEPENYTNEFIVVLEKLPQLDNLKEKRRIQLHSLSRFRKL; from the coding sequence GTGGCAGACAAGTATAATAAGTTAGCTTTTGATGAGAACTATTACCGAACAGGTTTAGGAAATATTCCTTATGATAGAGATATTCAGAGAGGACGATGGCTTAACTTCTTTTCTACTATTGCAGATCATGTGTTATTGAGTAATGACATTAACAGGGTTTTAGAAGTTGGTTGTGCAAAGGGTTTTTTAGTTGAATGTTTAAGAGACAGAGGGGCTGATGCATATGGATTTGATATATCTGACTATGCTATTTCTACTGTAAGGAAAGATATTAAGCCCTTTTGTTTGATTGGATCCGCAGATGATCCTAATCAATATGTAGGTATGTATGATGTGATTATTTGCATCGAAATTTTAGAGCACCTTACTGAAGAAATGGGTATGAAAGCTATCGATTTGATGTGTCAGCATACAAAGAAAATCCTTTTTTCTTCCTCACCAGATGACTTTGAAGAAAAAACACATATTAATGTGCAGCCACCAGAATATTGGGATCTTCAGTTTGCAAAAAATGGATTTGTAAGAAGTTTAGAATTGTGGCCAGAGCAGGTAGTGGCTACCCACACTGTTCTTTATGTAAAGGAAGAGGTTTTGAAAATCCCCGTAGAAATTCAAACAATGGAAAATGAACTTATAAGAATAGAAAGATTGTATCCTATTAACGGTCAGGAGGAAGAATTTGACATCGTTAAAGTGCAACTTACTAATGAGCTTATTGGGGTGATTCAAAAAAAAAGTGTCATTAATACAAAGCTCAAATACGTTGAAACTGAAATTTATACTGTTAAAAATTTAGATAAAAAAACGCTTCGTAATGATGTAAATGTAGATCAAATGAAGTCCTTCATCTTTGAAAAAGAGTTAGTATTAAAGAAAACGAATGAATTTCTGAAAAGTTTGTTGCAAACGATTAATAAAAAATTGGTTTATTGTCGCCAATCCTTTGATGAAAAAGCGACGCTTTGGGAAAAAGGGAGAAACAATTGGCTGATAACTACATGTGTAAACGATCCTTTAGAGAAGTTACAACAAGAAAATGAGATGAAACGTTTTACTCGAAACCCGCTAATAAGTATTTTGCTTCCTGTATATATAATTGACCACCGTATTTTAAGAGAGACCATTTCAAGCGTAAGGAATCAAACTTATCAAAACTGGCAATTATGCATTGTTTATGCTGATAAGAAAAATAAAGAAAACTTAAGGTATCTTGAAACCATCGAGAGAGAAGATCATCGAATTAATTTAATGTGCTTAGAGAAAAATGAAGGTATTTCTCAAAATACAAACCACTGTCTCAAAATGGCGCAAGGAGAATTCATTGGGTTTCTAGATCATGATGACTTAATCACTGAGGACGCCCTTTATGAAGTAGCCAAAGCAATAAACGAAAATGAAAAGGCGGACATTTTTTTTTCAGATCGAGACATGATTAATCAAAAATCAGATGTTAGATCTTCTCCATTATTTAAGCATGCTTGGTCCTGGGTAACTATGCTATCCGCTAATTATGTCATCCACTTTACTGTGATGAATAAAAATCTGTTTGAAAAAATTGGCGAAATTGATTCAGCATGTGACGGTGCACAGGATTTGGATCTTTTATTAAAAGCGTCAAAATTCGCTCGAGAAATTGTTCATATTCCTAAAATACTTTACCATTGGAGAGTGATCCCATCCTCAGCAAGTTCAGGCATTCAAGCTAAACCATATGTATTAGAAGCACAAATGAAAGCACTAAACCGTTACGCAACAAAAAACGATCTTAGTGCAAGTATTCAAAGGAATGATAACGGATATATCCAATTGAAATGGCATTTAAAACATAGGAAAGCTTTTGAAGTCCTGATTTATTTTGATGAAAAGTATCATGAAGATTTATTAAAAGAGACACTACATTCACTTGACAATCAATACTGCAAGCCGAACAAAGTGATTATTATTTTACCGTATGGATGTAATAAATTAAAACTAAAACTAGATGAACGATTTACATTACTTAAGGAAGAATCGTTTAAGAATTTAGGTGAATTGGAAACTTTTAAACAGCAGTCTAATGAATATGTCATGATCTTATGTGCTGGTGTAACGTTTATGAGTAAAAACACAACTAGTCAGCTAATCTCCTGGTTAGATGAAGGGGGATATGAAGGGGCTGCAGGAAAAGTAATTAATCAAAGTCAATTTATTGAAAACGCAGGGTATGTGATGGCCCCGGATAATCAATTGATTGAGCCATATAAAGGTTTTGATAAAAATGCCAATACAACATACGGGAGTGTGAATTGGTATCGCGAATACCTTGCTGTATCGGAAGTTTGTATCATGATGAAAACAAAGCGTTTTAGTAAAAAAATAGCAAAAAAACAGCGTTTGGATAGAAAGAACATCCTTGAAGCGCAATTAGCGATATGTACAGAAGATGATGTGAGAATGGTGTATGATCCGTTTATAAAGATTGAAACGCTTACTTCACTCAGTACCCCGTCTTTAAATGCGAAATTATCACAACAAGATAGTTATTTCAACAGCGCAGTATGGGATTGGAATAGAAGTTTTCTTAAAAGAAATCTTTCAGATCGAAAGACGAAACTGTTGAGTAAAGTGGATGTGAAAACTAGCGTCGGCATCGAAATTGGCCCATTAACGAATCCAATTGTTACGAAAAGAGAGGGCGTTGTGTATTATATTGACCATACAAGTAAAGATGAATTAATCAAAAAATACCTTCATGATCCTAATATAGATATTACACAAATCAATGATGTGGACTTCATATGGGGAGAAAAAACGTTAAGAGAAGCGATTTCCGGTGATTTAAAGGTTGATTATGTGGTGGCTTCACATGTTATTGAACATGTCCCCGATTTGATTGGGTGGTTAGGTGAAATAAACGAGATATTAAATGTAGGAGGACATATTTGTCTAGCTATTCCAGATAAACGTTATACGTTTGATTATCAAAGGCAGCTAACTACGGTTGCTGAACTGATTGATTCATATCTGAACAAGCTAAGACGGCCTAGTCCTAGACAAATCATTGATTTTTATGCAAATGCGATCAAAATTGATACCTATGATGCGTGGAATAGAAATGTTGTGCCTGAGAAATGTGAGCGGTTTGGCTCAGAGGAGACTGGTTTAAAATTAGCACAAACTAGTATAAATGAAGGTGTATATGTAGATGTCCATTGTTCGGTATTCACTTTTGATTCATTTTTTAACGTGTTAGAGAATTTGTTTTTGCTCGATCTTTTGAATTTTAGGGTATCAATAGCTTATGAACCTGAGAACTATACAAATGAATTTATTGTAGTTTTAGAGAAGCTTCCTCAACTTGATAATTTAAAAGAAAAGCGTCGTATTCAACTCCATTCATTATCGCGTTTTCGAAAGCTATAG
- a CDS encoding DUF3880 domain-containing protein has translation MKVFYISSGFQGIYKYIDATIINSIHASKHECSSASLFAGLNHLKEKIMDFNPALILTTVGYTFPPQLRDWIDDQDIPIALWLTEDPYYIDLTLPIIHKYDYIFTIDMAAYEKYLQNDHKHVYYLPLGTESNIYMKREKNKHYSSDICFIGSPYPNRIQLVKYLLNNSNYKMIIVGPEWKEILCDYLHRDSLTIIPWVQPELASLYFSNAKINLNIHRPFNLEANSNSSGVIPKSVNNRTFDIAACQSFQLITPVLDLPIHLQNKKEVVFFEGDKELLETVTFYLQNDDLRKTIAKNAEKKVSEYYTISHSLNYIFTTVEKKKD, from the coding sequence ATGAAGGTATTCTATATTTCATCAGGCTTTCAAGGTATATACAAGTACATTGACGCTACAATCATAAATTCAATTCACGCTAGCAAACATGAATGCAGCTCTGCTTCTTTATTTGCTGGATTAAATCATTTAAAAGAAAAAATAATGGACTTTAATCCAGCCCTTATTCTCACAACGGTTGGATATACCTTTCCTCCTCAATTAAGAGATTGGATAGATGATCAAGATATACCTATAGCCCTTTGGTTGACAGAAGATCCCTATTATATCGACTTAACGCTTCCCATCATTCATAAATATGATTACATTTTTACAATAGACATGGCCGCCTATGAAAAATATCTTCAGAATGATCATAAACATGTCTACTATTTGCCGCTCGGCACAGAATCCAATATCTATATGAAGAGAGAAAAAAATAAACATTATTCTAGCGATATTTGCTTCATTGGTAGTCCTTATCCAAATCGGATTCAATTGGTCAAATATTTATTAAATAATTCCAATTATAAAATGATCATCGTTGGCCCTGAATGGAAAGAAATACTATGCGACTATCTTCATCGAGATTCGCTTACCATTATCCCTTGGGTGCAGCCCGAACTTGCCTCTCTCTATTTTTCAAACGCGAAAATCAATTTAAATATACACCGTCCCTTTAATCTTGAAGCCAATTCTAATTCAAGTGGCGTCATTCCTAAGAGTGTCAACAACCGAACTTTTGATATTGCTGCATGTCAGTCATTTCAATTAATCACACCCGTTCTAGATTTGCCTATTCATCTACAAAATAAGAAAGAAGTTGTATTTTTTGAAGGCGACAAAGAATTATTAGAAACAGTAACCTTTTACTTACAAAATGATGATTTGAGAAAAACGATCGCTAAGAATGCTGAGAAAAAAGTATCAGAATATTATACGATCTCTCATTCCTTGAACTACATTTTCACCACTGTCGAAAAGAAAAAGGATTAA